One region of Triticum aestivum cultivar Chinese Spring chromosome 6B, IWGSC CS RefSeq v2.1, whole genome shotgun sequence genomic DNA includes:
- the LOC123139414 gene encoding photosystem II 10 kDa polypeptide, chloroplastic isoform X2, whose amino-acid sequence MSASVMASLVLLKPSPSPLLGRAKLRGVRPSARPSLLIVASKKAKKVQTAQPYGPGGGVVFKEGVDASGRAAKGKGVYQFADKYGANVDGYSPIYTPEEWSPSGDVYVGGKTGLFLWAVTLSGILLGGALLVYNTSALAS is encoded by the exons ATGTCTGCCTCTGTCATGGCGTCTTTGGTTCTGCTGAAACCATCTCCCTCTCCACTGTTAGGACGAGCGAAGCTCCGGGGTGTGCGACCATCGGCGAGGCCATCGCTGCTCATAGTAGCCAGCAAGAAGGCGAAGAAGGTCCAGACTGCCCAACCCTACG GGCCTGGTGGTGGAGTGGTGTTCAAGGAAGGCGTCGATGCGTCCGGAAGGGCGGCCAAG GGGAAGGGTGTTTACCAGTTTGCCGACAAGTATGGAGCAAACGTTGATGGGTACAG CCCGATATATACACCAGAAGAATGGTCTCCAAGTGGTGACGTTTATGTTGGAG GAAAGACAGGGCTGTTTCTCTGGGCAGTCACTCTTTCTGGAATTCTGTTGGGTGGTGCTCTTCTTGTCTACAATACTAGTGCCTTGGCTTCTTGA
- the LOC123139414 gene encoding photosystem II 10 kDa polypeptide, chloroplastic isoform X1: MSASVMASLVLLKPSPSPLLGRAKLRGVRPSARPSLLIVASKKAKKVQTAQPYGPGGGVVFKEGVDASGRAAKVSLWTWVYFLLLLMLSFVLSLIVDEIFTVVHRLIILQFYQGKGVYQFADKYGANVDGYSPIYTPEEWSPSGDVYVGGKTGLFLWAVTLSGILLGGALLVYNTSALAS; encoded by the exons ATGTCTGCCTCTGTCATGGCGTCTTTGGTTCTGCTGAAACCATCTCCCTCTCCACTGTTAGGACGAGCGAAGCTCCGGGGTGTGCGACCATCGGCGAGGCCATCGCTGCTCATAGTAGCCAGCAAGAAGGCGAAGAAGGTCCAGACTGCCCAACCCTACG GGCCTGGTGGTGGAGTGGTGTTCAAGGAAGGCGTCGATGCGTCCGGAAGGGCGGCCAAGGTCAGTCTATGGACCTGGGTGTACTTTTTGTTACTTCTGATGTTATCATTTGTACTATCATTGATAGTTGATGAAATTTTCACTGTTGTGCATCGCTTAATAATTCTCCAATTTTACCAGGGGAAGGGTGTTTACCAGTTTGCCGACAAGTATGGAGCAAACGTTGATGGGTACAG CCCGATATATACACCAGAAGAATGGTCTCCAAGTGGTGACGTTTATGTTGGAG GAAAGACAGGGCTGTTTCTCTGGGCAGTCACTCTTTCTGGAATTCTGTTGGGTGGTGCTCTTCTTGTCTACAATACTAGTGCCTTGGCTTCTTGA